One window from the genome of Methyloradius palustris encodes:
- the fur gene encoding ferric iron uptake transcriptional regulator — translation MRDPDELKNAGLKATLPRLKVLSLFENSKDRHLSAEDVYKILLTTGEDVGLATVYRVLTQFEQAGLLVRHHFESGKAVFELNQGGHHDHIVCIKCGRVEEFCDEEIEKRQKLAASERGFTIQEHSLYIYGICTKQPCPHKA, via the coding sequence ATGCGTGATCCCGACGAATTAAAGAATGCTGGCCTCAAAGCCACCCTGCCTCGACTCAAAGTATTGAGCCTGTTTGAAAACAGTAAAGACCGCCACCTGTCGGCAGAAGATGTTTATAAAATACTACTGACGACAGGCGAAGATGTTGGGCTTGCAACCGTCTATCGTGTACTAACCCAGTTTGAACAGGCCGGCTTACTAGTGCGCCATCACTTTGAAAGCGGCAAAGCTGTTTTTGAATTGAATCAAGGCGGTCATCACGACCATATCGTATGTATCAAGTGTGGTAGGGTAGAAGAATTCTGCGATGAAGAAATTGAAAAACGCCAAAAGCTAGCCGCCAGCGAGCGTGGATTCACTATTCAGGAGCACTCACTCTATATCTACGGCATTTGCACCAAACAACCCTGCCCACATAAGGCTTAA
- a CDS encoding NAD kinase, with translation MKSAFQKVALVGKYMNPEMREQILALAGFLLKQNIKVVIEESTAAQSDILGHEIVHIDAIGACADLAIVLGGDGTMLTAARALLDHDIPLVGVNRGRFGFLTDLSSESMLEGMAKILAGEYNIEQRMLLSASIQCDNEIVSHGYALNDVVVNKMGMSRLIELEVNIDEQFVHRQRSDGLIISTPTGTTAYSLSAGGPILHPALDAIAIVPICPHTLSNRPIAINASSKIDIVLVHTEDAAVHFDGQLHKALKQGDRVLVQRAEKTVSLLHPLGHSHYDMLREKLHWG, from the coding sequence ATGAAAAGTGCTTTTCAAAAAGTCGCGCTCGTCGGCAAATATATGAACCCTGAAATGCGTGAGCAAATACTCGCGCTTGCAGGTTTTCTACTTAAGCAAAATATCAAAGTGGTGATTGAAGAAAGCACGGCGGCGCAATCTGATATTTTGGGGCACGAGATTGTCCATATTGATGCGATTGGTGCCTGTGCTGATTTGGCGATAGTGCTGGGTGGTGATGGCACCATGCTCACCGCCGCCCGTGCGCTACTTGACCATGATATTCCGCTGGTAGGCGTCAATCGTGGTCGCTTTGGTTTTCTCACAGATTTAAGCTCTGAATCCATGCTGGAAGGCATGGCTAAAATATTGGCGGGCGAATACAACATTGAGCAGCGCATGCTGTTAAGCGCGAGTATTCAATGTGACAACGAGATTGTTAGCCACGGCTATGCGCTAAATGACGTGGTGGTCAACAAGATGGGCATGTCGCGCCTGATCGAGCTGGAGGTCAATATCGATGAGCAGTTCGTACATAGACAGCGCTCGGATGGCTTGATTATTTCAACGCCTACAGGTACCACAGCCTATTCACTTTCTGCAGGTGGTCCGATACTCCACCCGGCACTAGATGCAATCGCGATAGTGCCTATTTGCCCCCATACCCTGAGCAATCGCCCAATCGCCATCAATGCATCAAGTAAGATAGATATCGTCTTGGTGCATACAGAAGATGCGGCTGTGCATTTCGATGGCCAGTTACATAAAGCGCTCAAGCAGGGTGATAGAGTGCTGGTGCAGCGCGCAGAGAAAACCGTCTCACTGTTACACCCGCTAGGCCATAGTCACTACGATATGCTGCGTGAGAAATTGCACTGGGGCTAG
- the recN gene encoding DNA repair protein RecN: MLQTLSIRDFVIVDQLNLDFSSGFTVLTGETGAGKSILIDALSLALGSRGEGGITRAGCERAEITAEFDIQSLPELQAWLRENELHGEDGQSNQLMARRIIYADGRSRAFINGSAATIQQLREAGEFLVDIYSQHAHHSLLKTSYQRQTLDQFAGLTETANQVSALYRAWFILHQRRTEMEKNAAAYADELAELRDQVRELANLNFVADEWDALQQEHSRLSNGASLLAGAELVRDLLNESEVSALHQLNTAQHKLQNMVEHDASLREALDTLDSAIIQLEETDRFLNRYLQRTELDPERLSEVETRIHTIYDAARKYRIRPEELSVLFAEKQARMAELEESVMDGELAKKEAAANAEFLSLAKKLSEARKSAAESLSQKITVEMQRLALAGGIFSVNLVPQPATATGLEEVEFLVAGHAGVAPRPLSKVASGGELSRISLAIRVVTAQQGDIPTMIFDEVDVGIGGGVAEIVGQLLNQLGQKRQILVITHLPQVAAQGLQHLRVSKALKDGATLSSIAPLDDSERIEEIARMLGGVEITETTRQHAQEMLHLKR, encoded by the coding sequence ATGCTGCAAACGCTTTCTATTCGTGATTTTGTCATCGTTGATCAGTTGAACCTGGACTTTAGTTCAGGCTTCACTGTACTTACTGGCGAGACTGGTGCGGGAAAATCCATCCTGATTGATGCCTTGTCACTGGCCTTGGGTAGCCGTGGCGAAGGCGGGATTACGCGTGCAGGTTGTGAGCGCGCCGAAATCACGGCGGAGTTTGATATTCAATCGCTGCCAGAACTGCAAGCATGGCTACGCGAAAATGAATTGCACGGCGAGGATGGTCAGTCTAACCAATTGATGGCAAGGCGCATTATCTACGCCGATGGCCGCTCACGTGCATTCATCAACGGTTCTGCTGCAACTATCCAACAATTACGTGAAGCAGGCGAATTCCTCGTTGATATATACAGCCAGCACGCTCATCACTCTTTGCTCAAAACCAGTTATCAACGACAGACGCTGGATCAGTTTGCTGGCTTGACTGAAACGGCTAACCAAGTTTCAGCGCTTTATCGCGCCTGGTTTATCTTGCATCAACGACGCACAGAAATGGAAAAAAACGCTGCGGCCTATGCTGATGAGTTGGCGGAACTGCGCGACCAAGTGCGTGAGCTCGCAAATCTCAATTTTGTCGCGGATGAATGGGACGCTTTGCAACAAGAGCATAGCCGCTTATCAAATGGCGCAAGCTTGCTGGCAGGCGCCGAGTTAGTGCGTGATTTATTGAATGAATCAGAGGTTTCAGCGCTACATCAACTGAATACGGCACAACATAAATTGCAGAATATGGTCGAGCATGATGCCAGCTTGCGAGAAGCCCTCGACACACTAGATTCTGCGATTATCCAACTTGAAGAAACAGACCGTTTTTTAAATCGTTATCTGCAACGCACTGAGCTAGACCCAGAGCGGCTTTCCGAGGTGGAAACACGTATTCATACGATATACGATGCTGCCCGTAAATACCGGATTCGCCCTGAAGAGTTGTCTGTTTTGTTTGCTGAAAAGCAGGCGCGCATGGCTGAACTGGAAGAAAGCGTGATGGATGGCGAGCTTGCCAAAAAAGAAGCTGCTGCAAACGCTGAGTTCTTGAGTTTGGCAAAAAAGCTGAGTGAAGCGCGCAAATCAGCTGCAGAGAGTCTCAGCCAGAAAATCACTGTAGAAATGCAACGCCTTGCATTAGCTGGCGGTATTTTTTCCGTGAACCTCGTACCGCAGCCAGCTACTGCAACTGGCTTGGAAGAAGTAGAGTTTCTAGTTGCTGGCCACGCAGGCGTAGCGCCAAGGCCGCTATCAAAAGTGGCTTCTGGCGGCGAGCTTTCGCGTATCAGCCTAGCGATTCGCGTGGTCACGGCTCAGCAAGGCGATATTCCTACCATGATTTTTGATGAAGTCGACGTTGGTATTGGCGGCGGTGTGGCAGAAATTGTGGGGCAGCTACTTAATCAGCTGGGCCAGAAACGTCAGATATTAGTGATTACCCATTTGCCGCAAGTCGCAGCACAAGGCTTGCAGCATTTGAGAGTGAGTAAGGCGCTAAAAGATGGTGCTACTTTGAGCAGTATTGCGCCCTTGGATGATTCGGAACGTATCGAAGAAATCGCGCGGATGCTGGGTGGTGTGGAAATCACTGAAACTACACGCCAACATGCGCAAGAGATGTTGCATCTCAAGCGCTAA